The segment GCAAATATACCTCGGCATACTGATGGCTGGAATTGGCTTATATTAACACCGCATGTTTGTCTAATTTCGTCACAACTGTGCGCTAACCAGCATCGTGCAGATAAAAAGGAAAATAAAAAAAGCAAGTCATGCATATGCATGACTTGCTCTTTCCTTTATGATAAATACCCCTTATGAATGAACTGGTGTTTTCTTATCCGCCATTGTTTCTTCACGTTCTTTTGCTTTTTGTTTTTTCAACTTATTAACATCAGAGCGTATTAATAATGAAATACCAAACGAGATGGCAATTAAGAAACTAAATACATAGAACACCGGTATATAGCTGTTTGTTGCTTCTTTAATAGCCGATACGATGATTGGTCCGAAAATACCACCAAGTGACCATGTCGTTAATAAATAACCATGAATGACACCAAGTTGCTTCGTACCAAATAAGTCACTCGCGAATGCCGGTAAGTTCGAGAAACCACCGCCGTAACAACTAACAACTAAGAAAATAAATAATTGGAAAATGATAACGTTTGTCGTGAATGGTAATGTTAAGAATGCGATTAATTGGATCGCAAAGAAAATAACGAATACGTTAGAACGTCCAATATAATCCGATGCAGCAGCCCAAATTAGGCGACCACCACCGTTAAATAATCCCATAAGACCTACCATTGTTGCAGCAGATGCTACAGACAACCCAACGATTTCTTGTGCCATTGGAGAAGCAACTGAAATCATCATTAGACCTGAAGTAACATTAATTAAGTGCATAGCCCAAAGCATCCAGAAATGTTTTGTGCGAACTGCTTCACGAGCAGACATTTGAGCAATTTCTTGTGATTTTGTATTTCCTGTTGCGACGAATTCTTCTACATCCCCTGGTTTTGGTGGTGCAATATAAAGTGCGCCTAAAATCATTAACGTAAAGTAACTAATCCCTAAAATGAAGTAAGTATTCGAAATACCAACAGCTTCCATTAAACTTACTGCTACAGGTGCAGTGATTAATGCACCTGATCCGAAACCTAGTACAGCCATACCTGTTGCTAAGCCACGTTTATTAGGGAACCATTTCACCAGTGTCGAGACTGGTGCGATATAACCAATCCCC is part of the Solibacillus sp. FSL K6-1523 genome and harbors:
- a CDS encoding L-lactate MFS transporter, coding for MKKNRWLIALSAIAIHLSIGGAYAYSVYKNPIATELGWEASQITIAFTIMMGLAGFAAALFGGVVEKLGPRKAAMVAAVLFGLGQGGAGLAISMDSVVLYWLTYGLLSGLGMGIGYIAPVSTLVKWFPNKRGLATGMAVLGFGSGALITAPVAVSLMEAVGISNTYFILGISYFTLMILGALYIAPPKPGDVEEFVATGNTKSQEIAQMSAREAVRTKHFWMLWAMHLINVTSGLMMISVASPMAQEIVGLSVASAATMVGLMGLFNGGGRLIWAAASDYIGRSNVFVIFFAIQLIAFLTLPFTTNVIIFQLFIFLVVSCYGGGFSNLPAFASDLFGTKQLGVIHGYLLTTWSLGGIFGPIIVSAIKEATNSYIPVFYVFSFLIAISFGISLLIRSDVNKLKKQKAKEREETMADKKTPVHS